Proteins from a single region of Candidatus Eisenbacteria bacterium:
- a CDS encoding NAD(P)/FAD-dependent oxidoreductase: protein MNHDKPAAVPVDELFDVTIIGAGPVGLFAAFYAGMRGMRTKLVDSLAELGGQLSALYPDKYIFDMAGFPKVLARDLVREMAAQAEQFSPTICLEEKVTTLTPVEGGFELGTETGRTHRTRTVIITAGVGAFAPKKLDRPEHARFEGRGLHYVIPNLERFRGRRILVVGGGDSAVDWALHLEEIASEVTLIHRRDSFRAHEDSVRKLHASTARVVLFHELKDLVEGPDGRIWKAVVFDNRTKAETTLEVDDVVVNFGFLANLGPIRTWGLTIEKLSLVVNQQMETNIPGVMAAGDITTYPGKLKLIVTGVGEATMAVCTAKMRCDPKASYFPGHSSGNAAFEGASH, encoded by the coding sequence ATGAACCACGACAAGCCCGCCGCCGTCCCCGTTGACGAGCTGTTCGACGTCACCATCATCGGTGCGGGGCCCGTCGGCCTGTTCGCCGCGTTCTATGCCGGCATGCGCGGCATGCGCACGAAGCTGGTGGACAGCCTCGCCGAACTCGGCGGGCAGCTCTCGGCGCTCTACCCGGACAAGTACATCTTCGACATGGCCGGCTTTCCGAAGGTGCTGGCGCGCGACCTGGTGCGCGAGATGGCGGCGCAGGCCGAGCAGTTCTCGCCGACGATCTGCCTCGAGGAGAAGGTCACGACTCTGACGCCGGTCGAGGGCGGCTTCGAACTGGGCACCGAGACGGGCCGCACCCACCGCACGCGGACGGTCATCATCACGGCGGGCGTCGGGGCGTTCGCGCCGAAGAAGCTGGACCGGCCGGAGCACGCGCGCTTCGAAGGCAGGGGCCTGCACTACGTGATCCCGAACCTCGAACGCTTCCGCGGCCGCCGCATCCTGGTCGTGGGCGGCGGCGACTCGGCGGTGGACTGGGCGCTGCACCTGGAGGAGATCGCGAGCGAGGTGACGCTCATCCACCGCCGCGACTCGTTCCGCGCCCACGAGGACAGCGTGCGGAAGTTGCACGCCTCGACGGCGCGGGTGGTGCTCTTCCACGAGCTCAAGGACCTGGTCGAGGGGCCGGACGGCCGCATCTGGAAGGCGGTGGTGTTCGACAACCGCACGAAGGCGGAGACGACGCTCGAGGTGGACGACGTGGTGGTCAACTTCGGCTTTCTCGCCAACCTGGGACCAATCCGCACCTGGGGGCTGACGATCGAGAAGCTCTCGCTGGTGGTGAACCAGCAGATGGAAACGAACATTCCCGGCGTCATGGCGGCGGGCGACATCACGACCTATCCGGGCAAGCTCAAGCTGATCGTGACGGGCGTCGGCGAGGCGACGATGGCGGTCTGCACGGCGAAGATGCGCTGCGACCCGAAGGCGAGCTATTTCCCGGGGCACTCGTCGGGCAACGCGGCGTTCGAGGGCGCTTCGCACTGA
- a CDS encoding agmatine deiminase family protein: MTAANREPRPLAGTPAGLGYSFPAEWERQSAVWLSWPRPEGISFPGRWHAVPAVLAAIVREIAARERVRINVPNANWERLAREQLRAFGCPLGRVQFFHVPTNECWCRDHGPAFVVKRGARGARKLAIVDFGYNAWGGKYPPYDADDAVPTRLAGLLGLPLFRTPVVMEGGAVDFNGAGSVLTTESVLLNPNRNPRMSKRQVERFLREWYGQRQVLWLGEGIEGDDTDGHVDDLARFVDERTIVTAIEDDPRDPNHAVLRENLRRLTKLRDPAGRPFGIVTLPMPKRVEREGQRLPATYLNFLFVNGAVLVPTFRDRRSERVALATLAKALPRHHVVGIDCHELIWGLGAIHCLTQQQPAG, encoded by the coding sequence ATGACCGCCGCGAACCGCGAACCGCGCCCGCTCGCCGGCACGCCCGCCGGGCTCGGCTACTCGTTCCCGGCCGAATGGGAGCGCCAGAGCGCCGTGTGGCTCTCGTGGCCGCGGCCCGAGGGCATCTCGTTTCCCGGCCGCTGGCACGCGGTGCCGGCGGTGCTGGCCGCGATCGTGCGCGAGATCGCCGCGCGTGAGCGCGTGCGGATCAACGTGCCGAACGCGAACTGGGAGCGCCTCGCGCGCGAGCAACTGCGCGCGTTCGGCTGCCCGCTCGGGCGCGTCCAGTTCTTCCACGTCCCGACCAACGAGTGCTGGTGCCGCGATCACGGGCCGGCGTTCGTCGTGAAGCGAGGCGCGCGCGGCGCGCGGAAGCTCGCGATCGTGGACTTCGGCTACAACGCCTGGGGCGGCAAGTATCCGCCGTACGACGCCGACGACGCCGTGCCCACGCGCCTCGCGGGACTGCTCGGCCTGCCGCTGTTCCGCACGCCGGTGGTGATGGAGGGCGGCGCCGTGGATTTCAACGGCGCCGGTTCGGTGCTGACCACCGAGAGCGTGCTGCTGAATCCGAACCGCAACCCCCGCATGTCGAAGCGCCAGGTCGAGAGGTTCCTGCGCGAGTGGTACGGGCAGCGGCAGGTGCTGTGGCTCGGCGAGGGCATCGAGGGCGACGACACCGACGGCCACGTGGACGACCTCGCGCGGTTCGTGGACGAGCGCACGATCGTCACCGCGATCGAGGACGACCCGCGCGACCCGAACCACGCCGTGCTGCGCGAGAACCTGCGCCGCCTCACGAAGCTGCGCGACCCGGCCGGGCGGCCGTTCGGGATCGTGACGCTGCCGATGCCGAAGCGCGTGGAGCGCGAAGGCCAGCGCCTGCCCGCGACCTACCTCAACTTCCTGTTCGTGAACGGCGCCGTGCTCGTGCCCACGTTCCGCGACCGGCGCAGCGAACGCGTCGCGCTGGCGACGCTGGCGAAGGCCCTGCCGCGACACCACGTCGTCGGCATCGACTGCCACGAACTCATCTGGGGCCTCGGCGCGATCCACTGCCTGACGCAGCAGCAGCCCGCGGGGTGA
- a CDS encoding DPP IV N-terminal domain-containing protein — protein sequence MKRGAAVGAALACALAVALVAGARAVNAEDLLDRYAATDRFRSGQPRTPVVTPDGREVLFLRSGPRDRMNTLWSLDLRTGRERELLSAGALLHGAPETLSVAERARRERLRLSARGLVSFSLARDGRRVLVPFSGRLFVYDLGGGAAREVSPNRPAASEARFSPDGSLIACVREGDLWVVDAATGLERRLTSHEGDRVNWGTPEFVAQEEMGRFEGYWWSPDSRRLLVQRTDESGVERMRISDPYRPEAPPVEFAYPRAGRANAVVTLAVVASGGGAPVGIEWDRAKYPYLCRATWPDAGPPTIVVMNREQTELAVLACDPGTGTTRTLLVERDPAWLNLSAGVPRWIEGGRAFLWIAERDDSGPWLELRGADGGLLGRLTPAGLRVSALKGVDEAHGIAWIEATREPDEMGVWRVWLKARRAPEPLALGKGVHGIESASGAAPRVVTVRPERGPARWQVVDADGRVRGSVRSVAERPVPEPSPEFTLVGPDSLRACIVRPHDFDPGRRYPVVDWAYGGPRSLTVQRDADRYVLQQWLADQGFIVVSLDGRGTPRRGRSWERAIRGDLIGPALADHVRGLRDLVARHPEMDPERIGVTGWSFGGYFAVLAVEREGGTYRAAVAGAPVVDWRDYDTFYTERYLGLPQADSAAYARSSALTDAAKLSRPLLVVHGTADDNVYFFNTLKLADALNRAGRDWSLLPLPGQTHGVVGPEQVRQVYGRLAGFFLRELGPPTDAAPPRP from the coding sequence ATGAAACGCGGCGCCGCTGTCGGAGCCGCCCTCGCGTGCGCGCTCGCCGTGGCGCTGGTCGCCGGCGCCCGGGCGGTGAACGCGGAGGACCTGCTCGACCGCTACGCGGCGACCGACCGATTCCGCTCCGGCCAGCCGCGCACGCCGGTCGTGACGCCGGACGGCCGCGAGGTGCTGTTCCTGCGTTCGGGCCCGCGCGACCGGATGAACACGCTCTGGTCGCTGGACCTGCGCACGGGCCGCGAGCGCGAGCTGCTGTCGGCGGGTGCGCTGCTGCACGGCGCCCCCGAAACGCTCAGCGTCGCCGAACGCGCCCGGCGCGAGCGGCTGCGGCTTTCGGCCCGCGGGCTCGTGTCGTTTTCGCTCGCGCGCGACGGCCGCCGGGTGCTGGTCCCGTTCTCGGGGAGGTTGTTCGTGTACGACCTGGGCGGCGGCGCGGCGCGCGAGGTCTCGCCGAACCGCCCGGCCGCGAGTGAGGCGCGCTTTTCGCCCGACGGTTCCCTGATCGCCTGCGTCCGCGAGGGCGATCTGTGGGTGGTGGACGCCGCCACGGGGCTCGAGCGCCGGCTGACCTCGCACGAAGGCGACCGCGTCAACTGGGGCACGCCCGAGTTCGTCGCGCAGGAGGAAATGGGCCGCTTCGAGGGCTACTGGTGGAGCCCCGATTCGCGCCGCCTGCTCGTGCAACGCACCGACGAGTCGGGCGTCGAGCGCATGCGCATCTCCGATCCCTACCGGCCCGAGGCCCCTCCCGTGGAGTTCGCCTACCCGCGCGCGGGGCGCGCGAACGCGGTGGTGACGCTGGCGGTCGTCGCGTCCGGCGGTGGCGCGCCGGTCGGGATCGAGTGGGATCGCGCGAAGTATCCGTACCTGTGCAGGGCGACATGGCCCGACGCGGGCCCGCCGACGATCGTGGTGATGAATCGCGAGCAGACCGAACTGGCGGTGCTCGCCTGCGATCCCGGCACGGGCACGACGCGCACGCTGCTCGTCGAGCGCGACCCGGCGTGGCTGAACCTGTCCGCGGGCGTGCCGCGCTGGATCGAAGGCGGTCGGGCCTTCCTGTGGATCGCCGAGCGGGACGACTCCGGCCCGTGGCTCGAGCTGCGCGGCGCGGACGGCGGGCTGCTCGGCCGGCTGACGCCCGCGGGCCTGCGCGTGAGCGCGCTGAAGGGCGTGGACGAGGCGCATGGCATCGCCTGGATCGAGGCGACGAGGGAGCCGGACGAAATGGGCGTCTGGCGCGTGTGGCTCAAGGCCCGGCGCGCTCCGGAGCCGCTGGCGCTGGGGAAGGGCGTGCATGGCATCGAGTCCGCGAGCGGGGCGGCGCCGCGGGTCGTGACGGTCCGGCCGGAACGGGGGCCGGCGCGCTGGCAGGTCGTGGACGCCGACGGGCGCGTGCGCGGCAGCGTGCGTTCGGTCGCGGAGCGGCCCGTTCCCGAACCTTCGCCCGAGTTCACGCTCGTGGGCCCCGATTCGCTGCGCGCCTGCATCGTCCGGCCGCACGACTTCGACCCGGGCCGCCGCTATCCGGTCGTAGACTGGGCGTACGGCGGGCCGCGTTCGCTGACCGTGCAGCGCGACGCCGACCGCTACGTGCTGCAGCAGTGGCTGGCCGACCAGGGCTTCATCGTCGTCTCGCTCGATGGCCGCGGCACGCCCAGGCGCGGGCGCTCCTGGGAGCGCGCGATCCGCGGCGACCTGATCGGCCCGGCGCTCGCCGATCATGTCCGCGGCCTGCGCGATCTGGTCGCACGTCATCCCGAGATGGACCCGGAGCGAATCGGCGTGACCGGCTGGTCGTTCGGCGGTTACTTCGCGGTGCTGGCGGTCGAGCGCGAGGGCGGGACCTACCGCGCGGCGGTGGCGGGCGCCCCGGTCGTGGACTGGCGCGACTACGACACGTTCTATACGGAGCGGTACCTCGGTCTGCCGCAGGCCGACTCCGCCGCCTACGCCCGCAGCTCCGCGCTGACCGACGCCGCGAAGCTGTCCCGGCCGCTGCTGGTCGTGCACGGCACGGCCGACGACAACGTCTACTTCTTCAACACGCTCAAGCTCGCCGACGCGCTCAACCGCGCCGGGCGGGACTGGTCGCTGCTGCCGCTGCCCGGACAGACGCACGGCGTCGTCGGACCCGAGCAGGTGCGGCAGGTGTACGGGCGCCTCGCCGGCTTCTTCCTTCGCGAGCTGGGCCCGCCGACGGACGCGGCCCCTCCGCGGCCCTGA
- a CDS encoding flavin reductase family protein — translation MLLDPAGVPGPEMYRFLISAVVPRPIAFVSTRGADGVVNLAPFSYFNSISSVPPLVGIAIVDRPGDDKDTLRNVRETGEFVVNLVCEPMLPAMARTAGEWPRGTSEFEVSGLTPSPSERVAPPGVAESPIQLECRLHREIPLGNSILVVGEVVLARVSDEVLTEGRVDPLKLRPVGRLGGEYYSLLREVVKENRPRVSRATGSPLG, via the coding sequence ATGCTGCTCGATCCGGCCGGCGTCCCCGGCCCCGAGATGTACCGCTTCCTGATCAGCGCGGTGGTGCCGCGCCCGATCGCGTTCGTCTCGACGCGCGGCGCCGATGGCGTCGTCAACCTGGCGCCGTTTTCGTACTTCAACAGCATCTCGAGCGTCCCGCCGCTCGTCGGCATCGCGATCGTGGACCGGCCCGGCGACGACAAGGACACGCTGCGCAACGTCCGCGAGACCGGCGAGTTCGTCGTCAACCTCGTCTGCGAACCCATGCTGCCCGCGATGGCGAGGACGGCGGGCGAGTGGCCGCGGGGCACCAGCGAGTTCGAAGTCTCGGGGCTGACGCCGTCGCCCTCGGAGCGCGTCGCCCCGCCCGGCGTCGCCGAATCGCCGATTCAGCTCGAGTGCCGGCTGCACCGCGAGATTCCGCTCGGCAACAGCATCCTCGTCGTCGGCGAGGTGGTGCTCGCCCGCGTCAGCGACGAGGTGCTGACGGAAGGACGGGTGGACCCGCTCAAGCTCAGGCCGGTCGGACGCCTGGGCGGCGAGTACTACTCGCTGCTGCGCGAGGTCGTGAAGGAGAACCGTCCACGCGTCTCACGCGCGACCGGTTCGCCGCTCGGATGA
- a CDS encoding c-type cytochrome, translating into MRRTALAFLAVAALVLTFALGQGPQRADAQGPPQGGPPPVGMTGMPVDSFAAERDSMIKVILADLGDRRSAPAESVFKNIKNMQGVPAERLLGAMNGFSRSLGVSCRFCHVPGHWKDEDKKPKEIARQMMKMSGAINEDYLAKMDFGGDDKPHVGCMTCHRGEKEPMAAMRRAMRRGGPGGPGGPPPGDRH; encoded by the coding sequence ATGCGCAGAACCGCTCTCGCATTCCTCGCCGTCGCCGCGCTCGTGCTGACGTTCGCCCTCGGGCAGGGACCGCAGCGCGCGGATGCCCAGGGCCCGCCGCAGGGAGGACCGCCCCCCGTCGGCATGACCGGGATGCCCGTGGACAGCTTCGCCGCCGAACGCGACAGCATGATCAAGGTCATCCTCGCGGACCTCGGCGACCGCAGGAGCGCCCCGGCCGAGAGCGTGTTCAAGAACATCAAGAACATGCAGGGCGTGCCGGCCGAGCGGCTGCTCGGAGCCATGAACGGCTTTTCGCGCTCGCTGGGCGTGAGCTGCCGCTTCTGCCACGTCCCCGGCCACTGGAAGGACGAGGACAAGAAGCCCAAGGAAATCGCGCGCCAGATGATGAAGATGAGCGGCGCGATCAACGAGGACTACCTCGCCAAGATGGACTTCGGCGGGGACGACAAGCCGCACGTCGGCTGCATGACGTGCCACCGGGGCGAGAAGGAGCCCATGGCCGCCATGCGGCGGGCGATGCGCCGCGGCGGACCGGGCGGACCGGGCGGACCGCCTCCCGGCGATCGCCACTGA
- a CDS encoding carbon-nitrogen hydrolase — protein sequence MTKRSRTTRPRRDSGVVRVAITQMACGPDPKKNLARQIALLEGAARGGAKILCTQELFASQYFCQSEDHSFFRLAEKIPGPSTDALAKVARKHGTVIVASLFERRAAGLYHNTAAVIDADGSLLGIYRKMHIPDDPLYYEKFYFTPGDTGFRAWKTRHAAIGVLVCWDQWFPEGARLTAMQGAEILFYPTAIGWHPSEKRKYGKAQHESWELIQRSHAVANGCFVCSPNRIGLEKVAGADGRHVNPDGIEFWGQSFIAAPDGQIVAKASVGREEALVADLDLGRVEAFRTHWPFLRDRRIDAYGDLTKRFVDRR from the coding sequence ATGACGAAACGCTCCCGCACCACCCGGCCCAGGCGCGATTCGGGCGTCGTGCGCGTGGCGATCACGCAGATGGCCTGCGGCCCCGACCCGAAGAAGAACCTGGCCCGGCAGATCGCGCTGCTCGAGGGCGCGGCCCGCGGCGGCGCGAAGATCCTGTGCACGCAGGAGCTGTTCGCGAGCCAGTACTTCTGCCAGAGCGAGGACCATTCGTTCTTCCGGCTCGCCGAGAAGATCCCCGGCCCGAGCACCGACGCGCTGGCGAAGGTCGCCAGGAAACACGGCACGGTGATCGTGGCGAGCCTGTTCGAGCGGCGCGCGGCCGGCCTGTACCACAACACCGCCGCGGTGATCGACGCCGACGGCTCGCTGCTGGGCATCTACCGCAAGATGCACATACCCGACGACCCGCTCTACTACGAGAAGTTCTACTTCACGCCCGGCGACACCGGCTTCCGCGCCTGGAAGACCCGGCACGCCGCGATCGGCGTGCTCGTCTGCTGGGACCAGTGGTTCCCCGAAGGCGCACGGCTCACCGCCATGCAGGGCGCCGAGATCCTCTTCTACCCGACCGCCATCGGCTGGCACCCGTCCGAGAAGCGGAAGTACGGAAAGGCCCAGCACGAGTCGTGGGAGCTGATCCAGCGTTCGCACGCCGTCGCCAACGGCTGCTTCGTGTGCTCGCCGAACCGCATCGGCCTCGAGAAGGTCGCGGGCGCGGACGGCCGGCACGTGAACCCGGACGGCATCGAGTTCTGGGGCCAGTCGTTCATCGCCGCGCCCGACGGACAGATCGTGGCGAAGGCCTCGGTCGGCCGCGAGGAAGCGCTCGTCGCCGACCTCGATCTCGGGCGCGTCGAGGCGTTCCGCACGCACTGGCCGTTCCTGCGCGACCGGCGCATTGACGCCTACGGCGATCTCACGAAGCGCTTCGTGGACCGCCGCTGA
- a CDS encoding 6-phosphofructokinase — protein MTHRRKLAILVGGGPAPGINSVIAAATIRALLEGVDVLGIEDGFEWIMRGNVDHVRPLTIDAISRIHFRGGSHIGISRANPTRDPELLENAVLSLLRLGVTDLITIGGDDTALSAMKLEEKAAGRIDVVHVPKSIDNDLDLPSYVDTFGYQTARHIGVELVKNIMVDAKTTSRWYFIIAMGRKAGHLALGIGKAAGATLTLVPEEFPSQPIRLKVLVDTLVCSIIKRRAYGRRDGVAVIAEGVVLSIDPRDFEGFEDVERDAHGHVRIAEVNIGEMLKRAVQKRLAEFGLSATIVEKNIGYELRCADPVPQDMEYTRDLGYCAAKYLLEGGNSVLVSIQSGQFVPIPFKDLFDPVSGRARTRVVDIHSTRYAIARRYMIRLRRDDFADEHELARFAATAKLSLEEFREQFEYLIQDEPPGIHLFDQNLAKALRESSAARAAAGAPSAAASAAKGGD, from the coding sequence ATGACGCACCGCAGGAAGCTCGCGATCCTGGTCGGCGGGGGACCCGCCCCCGGAATCAACAGCGTCATCGCGGCCGCGACGATCCGCGCGCTGCTCGAGGGCGTGGACGTTCTCGGCATCGAGGACGGCTTCGAATGGATCATGCGCGGCAACGTGGATCACGTCCGCCCGCTCACCATTGACGCCATCTCGCGCATCCACTTTCGCGGCGGCTCGCACATCGGCATCTCGCGCGCCAACCCCACGCGGGATCCCGAGCTGCTCGAGAACGCCGTGCTCTCGCTGCTCCGGCTGGGCGTCACGGATCTGATCACGATCGGCGGCGACGACACCGCCCTCTCGGCGATGAAGCTGGAGGAGAAGGCGGCCGGCCGCATTGACGTGGTGCACGTGCCCAAGTCCATTGACAACGACCTCGACCTGCCGTCGTACGTGGACACGTTCGGCTACCAGACCGCGCGGCACATCGGCGTCGAGCTCGTGAAGAACATCATGGTGGACGCCAAGACGACCTCGCGCTGGTACTTCATCATCGCGATGGGCCGCAAGGCCGGCCACCTCGCGCTCGGCATCGGCAAGGCGGCGGGCGCGACGCTGACGCTCGTGCCCGAGGAGTTCCCGTCCCAGCCGATCCGACTGAAGGTGCTGGTGGACACGCTGGTCTGCTCGATCATCAAGCGGCGCGCCTACGGCCGGCGCGACGGCGTCGCGGTGATCGCAGAGGGCGTCGTGCTGAGCATCGACCCGAGGGACTTCGAGGGCTTCGAGGACGTCGAACGCGACGCGCACGGCCACGTGCGGATCGCCGAGGTGAACATCGGCGAGATGCTCAAGCGCGCCGTGCAGAAGCGGCTCGCGGAGTTCGGCCTCTCGGCCACCATCGTCGAGAAGAACATCGGCTACGAGCTGCGCTGCGCGGACCCGGTGCCGCAGGACATGGAATACACGCGCGACCTGGGCTACTGCGCCGCCAAGTACCTGCTCGAGGGCGGCAACTCGGTTCTGGTCTCGATCCAGTCGGGACAGTTCGTGCCGATCCCGTTCAAGGACCTGTTCGACCCCGTCTCCGGCCGGGCCCGCACGCGCGTCGTGGACATCCACTCGACGCGCTACGCGATCGCTCGCCGCTACATGATCCGCCTGCGCCGCGACGATTTCGCGGACGAGCACGAGCTGGCGCGCTTCGCCGCGACCGCGAAGCTGTCGCTCGAGGAGTTCCGCGAGCAGTTCGAGTACCTGATCCAGGACGAGCCGCCGGGGATCCACCTGTTCGACCAGAACCTGGCGAAGGCCCTGCGCGAATCGAGCGCCGCCCGCGCCGCCGCCGGCGCCCCCTCGGCCGCGGCGTCGGCGGCCAAGGGCGGGGACTAG
- the pepT gene encoding peptidase T, protein MKTLLKTSALERFLRYVTYDTQSDPDSASVPSTAKQLVLLDALVAELKALGLADATRDEFGIVMATLPANTKKSGVPVIGLLAHVDTSPEMSGAGVKPIVHRAYDGGDLALPDDPAAVIRAADNPDLAGKRGEDIVTASGRTLLGADDKSGVAVIMALLQHLTEHPEIAHGTLRVSFTPDEEVGRGVRKFDIQRFGAHCAYTLDGAALGTYEAETFSADSMNVTFQGFNTHPGFATGRMVSAIKVAADFVNRLPKDGLAPETTAGRDGFVHPHAVEASVDRTTVKFIIRDFVTAGLAQKESLVEKLARQTVADWPGSSAAVEVKPTYRNMREVLDRHPDVVANAREAIRRAGLEPVATAIRGGTDGSILSEMGLPTPNLFTGQHNFHSRLEWISAQDLERSVETCLELVKIWEEQA, encoded by the coding sequence ATGAAGACCCTGCTGAAGACCTCGGCGCTCGAGCGCTTCCTGCGCTACGTGACCTACGACACCCAGTCCGATCCCGACTCGGCGAGCGTGCCCAGCACCGCAAAGCAGCTCGTCCTGCTCGATGCGCTCGTCGCCGAGCTGAAGGCGCTGGGCCTCGCCGACGCGACACGCGACGAGTTCGGCATCGTCATGGCGACGCTGCCCGCGAACACGAAGAAGTCCGGGGTGCCGGTGATCGGCCTGCTCGCGCACGTGGACACCTCGCCCGAGATGAGCGGCGCCGGCGTCAAGCCGATCGTCCACCGCGCCTACGACGGCGGCGACCTCGCGCTGCCCGACGATCCCGCCGCCGTCATTCGCGCCGCGGACAACCCCGACCTCGCCGGCAAGCGGGGAGAGGACATCGTCACCGCCTCCGGCAGGACGCTTCTCGGCGCCGACGACAAGTCGGGCGTCGCGGTGATCATGGCGCTGCTCCAGCACCTCACCGAGCATCCCGAGATCGCGCACGGCACGCTGCGCGTCTCGTTCACGCCCGACGAGGAGGTCGGCCGGGGAGTGCGCAAGTTCGACATCCAGCGCTTCGGCGCGCACTGCGCGTACACCCTCGACGGCGCGGCGCTCGGCACCTACGAGGCCGAGACGTTCTCGGCCGACTCGATGAACGTGACCTTCCAGGGCTTCAACACGCATCCCGGCTTCGCGACCGGCAGGATGGTGAGCGCCATCAAGGTCGCGGCGGACTTCGTGAACCGCCTGCCCAAGGACGGCCTCGCGCCCGAGACCACCGCGGGCCGCGACGGCTTCGTGCACCCGCACGCCGTCGAGGCGTCGGTGGACCGCACGACCGTCAAGTTCATCATCCGCGACTTCGTCACCGCCGGGCTCGCGCAGAAGGAGTCGCTCGTCGAGAAGCTGGCGCGGCAGACCGTCGCCGACTGGCCCGGCTCGAGCGCGGCCGTCGAGGTCAAGCCCACCTATCGCAACATGCGCGAGGTGCTGGACCGCCACCCCGACGTGGTCGCCAACGCCCGCGAAGCCATCCGCCGCGCCGGCCTCGAACCCGTGGCCACCGCGATTCGCGGCGGCACCGACGGCTCGATCCTCTCGGAGATGGGCCTTCCGACCCCCAACCTCTTCACCGGCCAGCACAACTTCCACTCGCGCCTCGAGTGGATCAGCGCCCAGGACCTCGAACGCTCCGTCGAGACCTGCCTCGAACTCGTGAAGATCTGGGAGGAGCAGGCGTAG
- a CDS encoding PD-(D/E)XK nuclease family protein produces MSTWSHTRIETFRQCARKYFYQYVARVKLPREPEGIEAFLGSCAHDALEHLYLEVRRGRVPGEDQLLAWFREAWDAGWNDDIVSPADGRAPLEQRAEAEGWLALYHRQHAPFAGGRIVGLEQRITFPLDDEGAVRMRGFVDRLEIAPDGTWRIHDYKTSRRLPTQQDKDADPQLAYYEIGVRRMWPTAERVELVWHFLKFGVSITSHRTPDQLGALRGEALATIADAQSRAKDEAAFPIHESRLCDWCAFQQICPARKHLFRVAELTPARFAKEPGVRLVDAWTEREAKRKELRAALDELEGEIAEIRQALADFAAREGVEVVAGSEREATVRAGESVVFPRKTVESDEAAALEAQLRASHWWNEASALDRAALKRLWDRRAALDADLRALLEEFARIETQVDVRLRKPRG; encoded by the coding sequence ATGTCCACCTGGTCCCATACGCGCATCGAGACCTTCCGGCAGTGCGCCCGGAAGTACTTCTACCAGTACGTCGCACGCGTGAAGCTTCCGCGCGAGCCCGAAGGCATCGAGGCCTTCCTCGGCTCGTGCGCGCACGACGCGCTCGAGCACCTTTACCTCGAGGTGCGGCGCGGGCGCGTGCCCGGCGAGGACCAACTGCTCGCCTGGTTCCGCGAAGCGTGGGACGCCGGGTGGAACGACGACATCGTCTCGCCCGCCGACGGCCGCGCTCCGCTCGAGCAGCGCGCCGAGGCCGAAGGCTGGCTCGCCCTCTACCACCGGCAGCACGCGCCCTTCGCCGGCGGGCGCATCGTCGGCCTCGAGCAACGAATCACCTTTCCGCTCGACGACGAGGGCGCCGTGCGGATGCGGGGATTCGTGGACCGGCTCGAGATCGCCCCCGACGGAACGTGGCGCATCCACGATTACAAGACCAGCCGCAGGCTGCCCACGCAGCAGGACAAGGATGCCGACCCGCAGCTCGCCTACTACGAGATCGGAGTGCGCCGCATGTGGCCCACCGCCGAGCGGGTCGAGCTCGTCTGGCACTTCCTCAAGTTCGGCGTCTCGATCACCAGCCACCGCACGCCGGATCAGCTCGGGGCCCTGCGCGGCGAAGCGCTCGCCACCATCGCCGACGCCCAGTCGCGGGCGAAGGACGAAGCCGCCTTCCCCATCCACGAGTCGCGGCTGTGCGACTGGTGCGCGTTCCAGCAGATCTGCCCGGCCCGCAAGCACCTCTTCAGGGTGGCGGAGCTGACGCCGGCGCGGTTCGCGAAGGAACCGGGCGTCCGGCTGGTGGACGCCTGGACGGAACGCGAGGCGAAGCGGAAGGAGTTGCGGGCCGCCCTCGACGAGCTCGAAGGCGAGATCGCCGAGATCCGGCAGGCCCTGGCCGACTTCGCCGCCCGCGAGGGCGTCGAGGTGGTCGCGGGCAGCGAACGCGAGGCCACGGTCCGCGCGGGCGAGTCCGTCGTCTTTCCGCGCAAGACGGTCGAGTCCGACGAGGCGGCCGCGCTCGAAGCCCAGTTGCGTGCCTCGCACTGGTGGAACGAGGCCAGCGCGCTCGATCGCGCCGCGCTCAAGCGCCTGTGGGACCGGCGCGCGGCCCTCGACGCCGACCTGCGCGCGCTGCTCGAGGAGTTCGCGCGGATCGAAACGCAGGTGGACGTGCGGCTGCGCAAGCCCCGGGGCTGA